One genomic region from Verrucomicrobiota bacterium encodes:
- a CDS encoding TIGR03118 family protein translates to MRNHSYILRRFNIGAIAVACTLQFFPSVFLSERVQAQEGGNPGGTEGTPAGTVFNWVNLQSDIAGVAQNTDPNLSCAWGLALNPYTNNFWIADNNPGASTCYQADGTPVPLVPSNTSPVFTVTIPLAGTIDPTSLTNSGASSWPTGVVFNPPIANGFLIGANAQPATLIFAAESGTISAWNPDVNLSNAVIAVDNSAKGAVYKGLALATLPSGDVRLYATDFHNGKVDVFDSTFTPVTPAGGFVDPNLPAGFAPFGIANINGLIYVTYAKQLLPAAVEEDNAPGNGFVDAFDLDGKLQQRLISQGPLNSPWGLAVVPDAFGKFGPQTLLVGNYGDGHVNAFDISTGVGTYVGTLQNAKGQPIAIDSLFALFFYGSRLYFTAGIAGESHGLFGYIVNVQ, encoded by the coding sequence ATGCGTAATCATTCTTACATCCTTCGCCGTTTTAACATCGGCGCCATTGCCGTCGCTTGCACGTTGCAGTTCTTTCCGAGTGTTTTCCTCTCGGAACGTGTTCAGGCGCAGGAAGGAGGAAATCCTGGAGGAACCGAAGGAACTCCTGCCGGAACCGTGTTCAACTGGGTCAACCTGCAGAGCGACATTGCCGGGGTTGCCCAGAATACAGACCCCAATTTGTCATGTGCATGGGGTTTGGCCCTGAATCCTTACACAAACAATTTCTGGATTGCCGACAACAATCCCGGCGCCTCGACCTGTTATCAGGCCGATGGCACGCCCGTTCCGCTGGTTCCGAGCAACACGTCGCCGGTGTTCACGGTCACTATCCCACTCGCTGGCACCATCGATCCAACCTCCCTTACAAATTCCGGAGCGAGTTCCTGGCCTACCGGCGTCGTTTTCAACCCCCCGATCGCGAACGGATTTCTGATCGGGGCGAATGCACAACCTGCGACCCTGATCTTCGCGGCCGAGAGCGGCACCATCTCGGCTTGGAACCCGGACGTGAACCTGTCCAACGCCGTCATAGCGGTGGACAACTCAGCCAAGGGGGCCGTCTACAAAGGCCTCGCTTTAGCCACCCTGCCAAGTGGGGACGTACGACTCTACGCAACGGATTTCCACAACGGGAAAGTCGATGTCTTCGACAGCACGTTTACTCCGGTAACCCCCGCGGGCGGCTTTGTGGACCCGAATCTGCCGGCCGGATTTGCGCCGTTCGGCATCGCGAACATCAATGGACTGATTTATGTGACGTACGCAAAGCAGTTGTTGCCGGCGGCAGTGGAGGAAGACAACGCGCCGGGCAACGGCTTTGTCGACGCGTTTGACCTCGACGGTAAGCTGCAGCAACGCCTGATTTCTCAGGGCCCGCTGAACAGCCCCTGGGGGCTTGCCGTGGTGCCGGACGCGTTCGGCAAATTCGGCCCTCAGACCCTGCTGGTCGGCAACTACGGGGATGGCCACGTGAATGCCTTCGACATCAGTACCGGGGTCGGAACGTATGTCGGGACGTTGCAGAATGCGAAGGGCCAACCGATAGCCATCGATTCCCTTTTTGCGCTGTTCTTCTATGGCAGCCGCCTCTACTTCACGGCCGGCATCGCCGGCGAAAGCCACGGTCTATTCGGCTACATCGTCAATGTACAGTAG
- a CDS encoding nitroreductase family protein — protein MSQLPRAEQHRMADFPIEPLFLKRWSPRAMSGEPFSEQELFTLFEAARWAPSTYNEQEWRFLYARRDTPSWPLFFDLLVEGNRAWCQNAALLTVILAHKTFQKTGKPNPVHVFDCGLAYENLALQGTVMGLVVHAMQGFDFEKARTVLAVPDDYAVVAMFAAGHPGDPGKLPETLREREEPSGRRPIRELMQEGAFGRAGTT, from the coding sequence ATGAGTCAATTGCCAAGAGCCGAGCAGCACCGAATGGCTGATTTTCCCATCGAACCGCTTTTCCTGAAGCGCTGGTCACCTCGCGCCATGAGCGGAGAACCGTTCAGCGAACAGGAACTGTTCACCCTCTTTGAAGCCGCCCGCTGGGCCCCGTCGACTTATAACGAACAGGAATGGCGCTTTCTTTACGCGCGGCGCGACACGCCGTCGTGGCCCTTGTTCTTCGACCTGCTCGTCGAAGGCAACCGGGCCTGGTGCCAGAATGCCGCGTTGCTGACCGTCATTCTCGCCCACAAGACGTTTCAGAAAACCGGTAAACCCAACCCCGTGCACGTGTTTGACTGCGGCCTCGCCTACGAAAATCTCGCCCTCCAGGGCACGGTGATGGGATTGGTCGTTCACGCGATGCAAGGCTTCGATTTTGAGAAGGCCCGCACGGTTCTCGCCGTACCCGATGATTATGCGGTGGTCGCGATGTTTGCCGCCGGACATCCAGGTGATCCCGGCAAATTACCCGAAACGTTGCGCGAGCGCGAGGAGCCATCCGGGCGCAGGCCGATCCGGGAACTTATGCAGGAGGGTGCCTTCGGTCGGGCGGGCACAACCTAA
- a CDS encoding right-handed parallel beta-helix repeat-containing protein gives GSIQAGDTVWLAGGSYSAPLTIQASGSPGSPVTVLRARSTDSAAASAAGWNSSFDSQVAFSGSNWPFLSIPAGHDITVDGRVASGILLQIPSSGGNASQGAQNGNVANVTISNVEIIGPSATSGLSWGRYGFNWAPSSNTVTNVTFDHCIVHQLCEAFRASNWNGVVIQYCTIHDLTTDNVDHDDICYSYPGQNVTWRYNTFYNSPDDGLFFEFGGATNYYFYGNVFYSCTYSMITFKTGSSYGPVFIYNNVFAGRDPSQSYAYIQAQGSVASTTQCYNNVFFNATNGIENQNAVNTDYNAYYPATVNGYSWPSGSEPHSFALGTNPFISSTTGNFHLTAAGAAALQKGLPLTTNGFINKDMDGNTRGGSGGWTIGAYQYSSGSSTQQPTPTPPPPPTGLRIAGS, from the coding sequence GGGCAGCATTCAGGCGGGAGATACGGTTTGGCTGGCGGGAGGCAGCTACTCGGCACCCCTCACCATACAAGCGAGCGGCAGCCCGGGCAGCCCGGTGACGGTCCTGCGCGCGCGGTCAACCGATTCGGCGGCCGCAAGCGCGGCGGGATGGAACTCGAGTTTCGATTCCCAAGTGGCCTTTAGCGGGTCAAACTGGCCCTTCCTCTCGATCCCGGCCGGCCACGACATCACCGTCGACGGGCGGGTCGCTTCGGGCATCCTGCTCCAAATCCCCTCCAGCGGCGGGAACGCCTCGCAGGGGGCTCAAAACGGGAACGTCGCCAACGTGACGATCTCGAACGTCGAGATCATCGGGCCGTCCGCAACCTCGGGCCTGTCGTGGGGGCGCTATGGGTTCAATTGGGCCCCGAGCAGCAACACCGTTACCAACGTCACCTTCGATCATTGCATCGTTCACCAGCTTTGCGAAGCGTTCCGGGCGTCCAATTGGAACGGGGTCGTCATCCAGTATTGCACGATCCACGACCTGACGACCGACAATGTCGATCATGACGATATTTGTTATTCCTACCCGGGCCAGAACGTGACCTGGCGTTACAACACCTTTTATAACTCGCCGGACGACGGGCTGTTCTTCGAGTTCGGAGGCGCTACAAACTACTATTTCTACGGCAACGTATTTTATTCCTGCACCTACAGCATGATCACGTTTAAAACCGGAAGCTCCTATGGGCCGGTTTTCATTTACAATAACGTGTTCGCGGGCCGGGACCCAAGCCAGAGTTATGCCTACATCCAGGCGCAAGGCAGCGTGGCAAGCACCACCCAGTGCTACAACAACGTGTTTTTCAACGCGACCAACGGGATTGAGAACCAGAATGCCGTCAATACGGATTATAACGCCTATTACCCGGCGACCGTCAACGGATACTCGTGGCCGAGCGGCAGTGAACCGCACTCTTTCGCGCTTGGCACAAACCCCTTCATCAGCAGTACGACGGGAAATTTTCACCTGACCGCAGCCGGGGCGGCAGCGCTCCAGAAGGGCCTGCCCCTGACCACAAACGGCTTCATCAACAAGGACATGGATGGGAATACCCGGGGTGGCTCCGGGGGATGGACCATCGGGGCGTATCAGTACTCCAGCGGCAGCTCAACGCAGCAACCGACGCCGACGCCGCCGCCGCCGCCGACCGGTTTGCGAATCGCGGGCAGCTAG
- a CDS encoding HAF repeat-containing protein, which produces MLAAGPAWPLLAPAAEAQGSYTLTDLGTLGGNYSEASGVNNLGQVVGLSTTASDPSGAGDGPEHAFLYSGGSMHDLGTLGGVESEASGVNDLGQVVGDSDTLGNATTHAFLYGGGRIRDLGTLGGANSYAAAVNRLGQVVGYSQALGNATTHAFLYGGGRMQDLGTLGGPSSYASGINDLGQVVGYSYTLGGSTTHAFLYSDGRMRDLGTLGGTKSYAWGINDRGQVVGDSFTPGNVATHAFLYSDGRMQDLGTLGGTSSYAYGINNRGEVVGSSYTSGDNALHAFVYSNGRMQDLGTLGGTNSGASGANDLNQVVGASTTAGIAPVHAFLYSANLVKTRP; this is translated from the coding sequence ATGCTGGCGGCAGGCCCGGCATGGCCGTTGCTGGCGCCTGCTGCGGAAGCGCAGGGAAGCTACACCCTCACCGACCTGGGCACCCTCGGTGGGAACTACAGCGAGGCCTCCGGGGTCAACAACCTCGGCCAAGTGGTGGGCCTCTCGACCACGGCCTCTGACCCCAGCGGGGCGGGCGACGGTCCGGAGCACGCCTTCCTCTACAGCGGCGGCAGCATGCACGACCTGGGCACTCTGGGCGGCGTCGAGAGCGAGGCCTCCGGAGTCAACGATCTCGGCCAGGTCGTCGGGGATTCGGACACGCTGGGCAATGCCACGACCCACGCCTTCCTTTATGGCGGCGGCCGCATACGGGACCTGGGCACCCTGGGTGGCGCCAACAGCTACGCTGCCGCGGTCAACCGCCTCGGCCAGGTCGTCGGTTATTCGCAGGCGCTGGGCAACGCCACGACCCATGCCTTCCTTTATGGCGGCGGCCGCATGCAGGACCTGGGTACCCTCGGCGGGCCTTCCAGCTACGCTTCCGGGATTAATGACCTCGGCCAGGTCGTCGGGTATTCGTATACGCTCGGCGGCAGTACCACCCACGCTTTCCTTTACAGCGACGGCCGGATGCGGGACCTGGGCACCCTCGGGGGGACCAAAAGCTATGCCTGGGGAATTAACGACCGCGGCCAGGTCGTCGGGGATTCGTTTACGCCGGGCAACGTTGCAACCCACGCCTTTCTTTACAGCGACGGCCGGATGCAGGACCTGGGCACCCTCGGCGGGACCTCCAGCTACGCTTACGGGATTAATAACCGGGGCGAGGTCGTCGGTTCTTCCTACACGTCGGGCGATAACGCGCTGCACGCTTTCGTTTACAGCAACGGCCGGATGCAGGACCTGGGCACCCTCGGCGGGACCAATAGCGGCGCCTCAGGGGCCAACGATCTGAACCAAGTCGTCGGCGCTTCGACGACGGCCGGTATCGCTCCGGTCCACGCGTTCCTTTACAGCGCCAACCTCGTTAAAACTCGCCCTTGA
- a CDS encoding glycosyltransferase family 2 protein, which produces MTPDSRLTVVIPAFNEEKTIGAVLTRLFECVPTLFEVLIVDDASRDGTAEQCRVFAERETRIRVLTHRQNLGKTAALRTAFEHAHGDIIVIQDADLEYDPQEIPALIDPIVLGKADVCLGSRFLVRKAGRVLYFRHFLANKVLTLLSNILTDLNLTDIETGYKAARGVIFRSMLIESRGFGFEIEFVAKCRKIDARIYEVPISYYGRTYEEGKKIGVKDGIDALWYILKFNLLRNKAASFRSEPRLS; this is translated from the coding sequence ATGACGCCAGATTCAAGGTTGACCGTCGTTATCCCGGCTTTCAACGAGGAGAAGACGATCGGAGCGGTATTGACCCGGTTGTTTGAATGCGTTCCGACGTTGTTTGAAGTCCTGATCGTCGACGACGCTTCGCGGGACGGGACGGCTGAACAATGCCGGGTGTTTGCCGAACGCGAAACGCGGATCCGGGTGCTTACTCACCGTCAAAACCTGGGAAAGACGGCAGCGTTGAGAACCGCTTTCGAGCACGCTCACGGAGACATCATCGTCATCCAGGATGCCGACCTGGAGTATGATCCGCAGGAAATACCGGCTTTGATCGATCCGATCGTGCTCGGCAAGGCTGACGTTTGTCTGGGTTCGCGATTTCTTGTACGCAAAGCGGGCCGGGTTCTCTACTTTCGGCACTTTCTGGCCAACAAAGTTTTGACCTTGCTCAGCAACATTCTGACCGATTTAAACCTGACAGACATCGAGACCGGCTATAAAGCGGCTCGAGGCGTGATTTTCCGCTCCATGCTGATCGAATCACGAGGCTTTGGATTCGAGATTGAGTTCGTGGCGAAGTGCCGGAAAATCGACGCACGCATTTATGAGGTGCCGATTTCCTACTACGGGCGCACTTACGAGGAAGGCAAGAAAATCGGCGTTAAGGACGGCATCGACGCCCTCTGGTACATTCTGAAATTCAACCTCTTGCGCAATAAGGCCGCCAGCTTCCGCAGCGAACCGCGGCTCAGTTAA
- a CDS encoding transposase — MLVQAWEDLGPAEAAILTRVAQRPKARGIDLAQRLTGLARRCNAGRDQPLTDPLLVLTSWFTGAGAGAIPALETFAAGLQQGKAAVKVALTLPYRSTQAEGRIHELKLIKRQMCGRATFGILRRRVLLAA, encoded by the coding sequence TTGTTGGTCCAAGCCTGGGAAGACTTGGGGCCGGCCGAAGCGGCGATCCTGACCCGCGTTGCGCAACGCCCGAAGGCCCGCGGTATAGATTTAGCTCAGCGCCTGACCGGGTTGGCGCGCCGCTGCAACGCCGGCCGCGATCAACCGCTGACGGATCCACTGCTCGTCCTGACCTCTTGGTTCACGGGCGCCGGCGCCGGCGCGATTCCGGCTTTGGAAACCTTCGCGGCCGGGTTGCAGCAGGGTAAGGCGGCGGTGAAGGTCGCCCTGACCCTGCCTTATAGGAGCACCCAAGCTGAAGGCCGGATTCACGAGTTGAAGCTGATTAAGCGGCAAATGTGCGGGCGGGCTACCTTCGGCATACTTCGCCGTCGGGTGCTCCTGGCCGCCTAA
- a CDS encoding DUF4082 domain-containing protein produces the protein MEVDDRCLAGIKIYIAPYYVPNGFYSEDGNYFLDSLASGLLTAPAGAAGGGNGVYAYGSSGGFPSYIYGAASHTISSSIDVKFCLKPNGPGELSAEFYPTAT, from the coding sequence CTGGAAGTGGATGACCGCTGCCTTGCGGGAATAAAAATCTACATTGCCCCTTATTACGTGCCCAACGGATTCTATTCGGAAGACGGAAACTACTTTCTTGATTCGCTTGCTAGCGGATTACTAACGGCTCCAGCCGGCGCGGCTGGCGGCGGCAACGGCGTTTACGCGTATGGAAGTAGCGGCGGCTTTCCCTCTTACATCTACGGCGCGGCCAGTCATACTATTTCGAGCAGCATCGACGTGAAATTCTGTCTTAAGCCCAACGGGCCGGGAGAGCTTAGCGCAGAGTTTTATCCCACTGCCACTTAG
- a CDS encoding DUF4082 domain-containing protein: protein MQSAVPPTPLNRTYRFEPSNRPPRDVVRPKRCAYRSSAQRRTAALRLAAWLLPALSWVTAAAAQSVSLGWNASGSSGVTGYHVHYGLSSGSYTQVTDAGNNLSATISSLTAGQTYFFAVTAYNGAGLESAPSNEVSYTPSVSSSPAPITVGSGLFNSGSVPSNVTIDDPNAVELGVKFTVATAGKITAICFYKGPQNTGTHDAHLWSSTGTLLASATFSGESASGWQQVTLQNPVAVAAGTTYIVSYHTNGYYSEDDYYFSNSYTNGSLTAPASGSSGGNGVYAYGGSGSFPSNTYNAANYWVDLVFVPGT, encoded by the coding sequence ATGCAATCTGCCGTGCCACCGACGCCCCTGAACCGTACGTACCGTTTTGAGCCATCAAACCGGCCGCCCCGCGACGTCGTCCGACCAAAACGGTGCGCTTATCGATCGTCCGCGCAGCGGCGGACGGCCGCCCTGCGGCTGGCCGCATGGTTGTTGCCCGCCCTATCGTGGGTGACGGCAGCAGCGGCTCAGAGCGTCTCGTTGGGGTGGAACGCCAGCGGCAGCAGCGGCGTCACCGGCTACCACGTGCATTACGGGCTGTCCAGCGGCAGCTACACCCAGGTCACTGATGCGGGAAATAATCTCAGCGCCACCATCTCAAGCCTGACCGCCGGGCAAACGTACTTTTTTGCCGTTACGGCCTATAACGGCGCAGGGCTCGAAAGCGCGCCCTCAAATGAGGTGTCGTACACGCCCAGCGTCTCGTCATCGCCCGCTCCGATCACGGTGGGGTCCGGCCTGTTCAACTCGGGGTCCGTGCCGTCCAACGTGACGATCGACGACCCCAACGCGGTCGAGCTTGGCGTGAAGTTTACGGTGGCCACCGCAGGCAAGATCACCGCGATCTGCTTTTACAAGGGCCCGCAAAACACCGGTACGCACGATGCGCACCTCTGGAGTTCAACCGGCACCCTTCTGGCCTCGGCGACTTTTTCCGGGGAGTCCGCGAGCGGCTGGCAACAGGTGACGCTTCAGAACCCGGTTGCGGTCGCGGCGGGCACGACTTACATCGTGTCCTACCATACGAACGGGTACTATTCGGAGGATGACTACTACTTCAGCAATTCGTACACTAACGGCTCTTTGACGGCCCCGGCCAGCGGGTCCAGCGGCGGCAACGGCGTTTACGCGTACGGCGGCAGCGGCAGCTTTCCCTCGAACACCTACAACGCGGCCAATTACTGGGTCGACCTGGTGTTCGTGCCGGGAACGTGA
- a CDS encoding DUF4082 domain-containing protein, with translation MPGDTARPRQLLPDRSPAHRWSATLCVAVSLLLAAAWAMGAQAAQTVTLAWDPNPASGIVGYRIHYGIASGVYTHTSDAGSRLTATISGLTNGRTYFFAVTAYNREGLESSPSSEIVYTAGAVSLFKPGAAPSIITVNDSHPVELGVKFQSLTAGKVIAIRFYKGPENTGSHTAHLWSASGSVLARAVFSGESASGWQQVDLPRPVPILANTTYVASYHTDSGHYSADGSYFTIARKNGSLLACADRTSGGNGVYTYGVTSSFPKDTYNASNYWVDVVVTTDSFPVERTRRLKGN, from the coding sequence ATGCCCGGTGACACCGCCCGGCCGCGGCAACTTCTGCCGGACCGGTCGCCGGCGCATCGATGGTCGGCCACCCTCTGCGTGGCGGTGTCGCTCCTGCTCGCAGCGGCCTGGGCGATGGGGGCCCAAGCCGCTCAGACCGTTACGCTGGCTTGGGATCCCAATCCCGCCTCCGGCATCGTCGGCTATCGTATTCACTACGGCATAGCCAGCGGCGTCTACACCCACACCAGCGACGCGGGCAGCCGCCTCACCGCAACCATCTCTGGTCTGACCAACGGACGGACCTACTTTTTTGCCGTTACCGCTTATAACCGCGAAGGACTCGAAAGCTCACCCTCAAGCGAAATAGTGTACACGGCAGGTGCGGTGAGCCTGTTCAAGCCCGGTGCTGCGCCGTCCATTATCACCGTCAACGACAGCCACCCGGTGGAATTGGGCGTCAAGTTCCAGAGCTTGACTGCCGGCAAGGTGATTGCGATCCGATTTTACAAGGGTCCCGAGAACACGGGGTCGCACACGGCTCACCTCTGGAGCGCTTCGGGCAGCGTATTGGCCCGGGCGGTCTTCTCGGGTGAATCGGCCAGCGGCTGGCAGCAGGTCGACCTGCCGAGGCCGGTGCCGATCTTGGCCAACACCACGTACGTCGCCTCCTACCACACGGACAGCGGCCATTACTCGGCCGATGGTAGCTATTTCACAATCGCCCGTAAGAACGGCTCGCTCCTGGCCTGCGCTGACCGCACCAGCGGCGGCAACGGCGTTTACACGTACGGGGTCACGAGCAGTTTTCCCAAAGACACCTATAATGCGAGCAACTACTGGGTCGACGTTGTCGTCACGACCGACTCCTTCCCGGTTGAGCGGACACGGCGACTCAAGGGCAACTGA